The window CTCAATGAATATTATCAAAAGAGAAAACGCCCACTCTATGAAAAAATCTTGATCAATGCTGAAAAGATGGTAAAACAGAGTGCCAAGGTTGCAGGAATTACTAATTGGATTACCCAAAACAGCCTAACGAAGCAGCTCTTCTCACAGATTGGACTCGTCGATCTTCCACAACTTGAGCGAGCCCAATATCATGCAGATCAACACTACTATCAACAATTAACACTCGATAATCTCTCCTGCTTAGAGTCGGTTAAATCTCCGGAAAACGCAGTTATTTTAGTGCCTGACTCCTTCTTTATGTTCTATGATGCGACAACCTTTAATGCCACCGTAGAGCTCCTTCATCAATTAGGCGTCATGATCTTTATCGCGCCTTACCAATCCTCTGGAAAGGTCGCTCATGTCTATGGTGCTTTAACACAATTTAAAAAAGAGGCTGAAGCTCAAAATGAGCTCTTAACGAAGCTTGCCGCTTACGGCATTCCACTCGTAGGTATCGAACCACCGATCACACTCACCTATCGAGAAGAGTATCCTGCTATCGGGCTTGCTTCCCCCAATGTTGCACTCATTCAAGAGTGGTTAGCCACCTATCTTGCCAATAGACAAGATCTTCCACAGATTGAAGAGAAGATCGATCTCAAGCTGATGAGCCACTGTACTGAAAAGACCAATGCAACACATGCGCCTAAAGCATGGCAAGAGATATTTGCCCGTTTTGGCCTCCACTTAAGTGAGGAGAAGAGTGGTTGTTGTGGAATGAGTGGTGGCTTTGGCCATATTAAGAAAAATAGAGATCTCTCTGAAAAGATCTACTCTCAATCATGGGGCGAGATCATCAAAGAGAATGCACCTGAAACACTCTTAGCCACTGGATCTTCCTGCCGAAGTCAGGTAAAACGCTTCGATAATGTTGAGATTGTTCATCCGATTGTGAAACTCAATCAATTGTTGAGCCCACTTTTGCAGAGATAGCAATCAAGATTGAAGATAGGTTATAGTGTCTATCTATCATTTTAAATAAGTATCGATAGATAACAGTATTATAGATAGCGGTATTATAGATAGCAGTTTTATCGAGCCCGCTCCCTCTCTTACAAAACAGATAAGGAGATATTATGGATACTATGAAAGCAGTTATTCTTACAGAGTTTGGCGCACCTTCAGTTCTTCAACTTGGAGAGAAAGAACGCCCAACAGTAGGTGAGAATGACATTCTGATCAAAGTGAAAGCGGCAGGAGTTAATCGCCCTGATGTCATTCAACGAAAAGGTTACTATCCAGCTCCCGAAGGAGAACCTCAAGACATTCTTGGATTAGAGGTCGCCGGTATTGTGGAAGCGGTCGGGAGCAAAGTGACCCGTTGGAAGGTAGGCGATGAGGTCTTCTCACTTATTGGCGGGGGCGGTTATGCTGAGTACGTTCGTGTCGATCAAGATTTGGCTCTCCCTAAACCGAAAGAGCTAAGCTTCGTTGAAGCAGCTAGCCTTCCTGAGACCCTCTATACGGTCTGGAGCAATGTCTTCCAAAGAGGTGCATTAAAAAAAGGGGAAAACTTCCTAGTTCATGGTGGCAGTAGTGGTATCGGCATTACCGCTATTCAACTTGCAAAAATTATTGGCGCCAATGTCTACACAACTGTTGGAAATAGCGAAAAACAGGAGGCAGTAAAAGCACTAGGAGCAGAGATTGCTGTTAACTATAAAGAGGAAGATTTTGCTGAAGTCTTAAAAGAGATCGGTATCGATGTCATTCTCGATATGATTGGAGGTGATTATTATGAGAAGAATATCGATCTTCTCAATCCCGATGGTCGACTGGTCTATATCAACTCCATGGGGGGCGCAAAAGTGACTGCCAATTTGATGAAGATTATGCAAAAACGCCTCACCGTTACCGGTAGCACACTTCGCTCCCGTGAATATGCTTTCAAACGCCAATTAACAGAAGATATTCGTCGCGATGTTTTACCCCTTCTTGTGGAAGGACACTTTAAACCTGTGATCTGTGCAACCTTCCCCCTCGCAGAAGCAGATAAAGCACACGAATTAATGGAATCGAGCGCACATATCGGTAAAATCGTTCTAGAAGTTAACTAAGAACGATCGATCAATAGCATGTTATTCAAATAGAACGCCACAATCTTTCATCGATAGAGAGTTGTGGCGTTTTTTCGAGTAGTTAATACTCAATTATTAACATTAGATCATTAGTATTTGATCGTTAATCATTAATCGTTAATCGCATGATTTCTAGCAATTAATTGGCACATTGTATGAAAAGGAGTAGGATAAAACAGCGATCTTCCCTCCCCTATTTCAAATCTACGAATCTCCTATCATAATGAAATATCCTAGCTTTATTCCCAAACCTTCTGAAATTCCAGCAATTATCCCCGGGCTGCTTCTTGCAATAGGAACCGCTGCTGTAGCTGCTATTTTAGCGCTCTGGATCCCGGCAATTGGTCCCTCTCCCATTGCCATCTTCTTAGGAATTATCTTAGGAAATCTCTTCTTTAAACAAAATATTTTTCAAAAAGGAACACGCTTTGCAGAAGGGCGCCTACTAGAATATGCCATTGTCTTATTAGGTTTTTCGGTGACCTTCTCTACTTTGGGCGAACTTGGCTTTGCCGGCACACTCTTTATCACACTACAGATTATCGGCACCCTTCTCTTAGCGATTGGGATTGGTCAACTCCTTCATTTCACACAAAATTACTACCTCCTCATGGCCGCTGGAAATGGTGTTTGTGGCTCTTCCGCTATCGCCGCTACAGCACCGGTTATTGGAGCAAAAGAAGAGGAAAGAGGCCTGATCATTACCATTGTTAACCTCATGGGGACCGTGATGATGTTTCTTCTCCCCCTTATCGCCCTAACGCTTTATGATCATGCGCTGTTGCAAGGTGCTTTTATTGGTGGAATTTTACAATCTGTTGGGCAAGTGATTGCTAGCGCAAGTATGTTAGGTGATGAGGTGATGCGAGATGCTACAATCTTTAAGATTATGCGGATCGCTTCATTGATCTTTATTGTTCTACTTTTTCACCAAATTGCAGCACGAAATAGTCGTGCTGCAATAAAAAATTCAAAAAAAGTAACCATTTCAATGTCCGAGGAAGAAGAGCTAAATGCTTCTAAGAGGCACTCATCGGTCAACGATAAAGCGCCATCTTCGGCATCATCATTTTTACAATCGATCATTAAAATCGTTCCTTGGTATCTCTTTGGTTTTATGATCGCCTGCACCCTCAACTCTATTGAGATCATTCATCAAGATCTTACAAAAGGGTTTCTCACCTTAAGTGGACTCTTTGAGGTAACTGCACTTGCAGCGATTGGGCTACGCCTTAATTTCTCACTCCTCAAACAGCAAGGAGGTAAATTAGCACTCTATGCTCTTATTCTTGGAACAGGACAGATTCTCTTGGCACTACTCTTAATCGCTTTTTTTCTGCAGTAATGGTGAATCCTTCCTGCTCAAGGAGTGCTATTTTAGTCATCAGCCCTCCACTATAACCTCCCAAGCTGCCATCACTGGCAATCACGCGATGACAAGGAATAATAATCGGCAATGGATTTTTGCCATTTGCACTCCCCACCGCTCGAGTTGCCCCTGGCCGGTTGATCATCTCCGCTACTTCTCGATAGCTTGCCACCTTGCCATAGGGAATTGTTATTAATGTTTGCCAAACCTTCTGTTGAAAAGGCGTTCCCTTCAAAAGGAGGGGAATGGTGAATTGTTGTAAGGTCCCGGAAAAATAGGCCGATAGCTCTGAAATTGCCTTATAAATCAAACGCTCACTACTATCGCTTGAAGCGCTTTGAGTAAACTTAAAGTGTTTGGAGTAATTAGAGTGAGAAGAAAAATCTGAAAGATCAGAAAGATCTATAATCTCTTTCGCATCTCTCTCCCATATTGTGGCTAAGCGATGATTGAGATCTCTATCAATATCTTGATTGCCCCATTGAAAACCGCCATCTCCATGAGGCATCCCTTGAAGCGATAAGAGAGAGGTCTGATTAACCGGCATCTTTAACTGAGAGATATCGAGTGCTAAGAGCCCCTCTTTTTGCCATAAAAAACCGATCTCCCCAGTGGGAAATCGGTGATAGTAGAAGTATCGGGCTTCGTGAGATTGTGCCATCTTGCTCTCTCTATTTTTCTAAGGATTCAACCATATCGGCACCAAAATATTGCTGAGAGAATGCCATTCTTTCAGCGATCGATTCTGCAGGTAATCCCTCTTTTTTAAGCATCGCTAGATGTTCCTCAACTTTTCTAGCTCTTGCCGAGAGGCCGGCATTATTAGCAATCTGAATGTTTAATCCCGGACGCGCATTGATCTCTAAAACTAATGGTCCTTTTGTCTCATCGAGTACCATATCAACGCCGATATAACCCAATTGACTCAACTCATAGCAACTCGTTGCCAGCTCTAAAAAGCCCTCCCAATTAGGGAGCGTCACGCTACTGACCTCATTATTAGTATCGGGATGTCGATGGATAATCTCATTGAGCCAAGTCCCTTTTAAGGTAGTGCCACTCTTTAGATCAACGCCAACACCGATAGCACCCTGATGGAGGTTTGCTTTCCCACCTGACTGCCTTGTCGGTAGTCGTAACATTGCCATAATCGGATATCCCATCAAGACAATAATCCGAATATCGGGAACACCTTCGTAACTGATGCTACTAAAGATCGGATCGGAGGTCACCTTATACTCAATCAGAGCTCGATCTCGCGCACCTCCTAATGAGTAGAGACCGGTCAATGTACTAGAGATCTGATACTCAATCTCATCGAGAGTAATTAAACGTCCTGAAACCGTTTTATAACGATACTCATCAAATTTATCGGCAATCACAATAATACCATCGCCTCCGGCACCTTGAGCGGGCTTGATCACAAACTCTCGTTTATCACCAATAATCTTTTTCAGCCGTTTAATATCGCTCTCAGTCTCAATAACGCCATACATCTCCGGCACATTGATTCCCGCAGCAATTGCTCGCTCTTTAGTCAAGATCTTATCATCAACGTAAGGGTAGAAACGGCGATTATTATATTTAAGGACAAAATCCCCGTTTCGTTCATTGATCCCCATGACACCTCGTTTTCGCAGAGCGCGCCAGCGTTTAATCCATGTTAACATCTCTACTTATCCTCTTTTAACATCGCCTTAAAGCGCTTCAACTCCGTCAAGCGATAACCACGATAACGCCCCATCATCAACATAAAACCAGCTAGAACAAGGAGGATGCCGGGGAAGGTAAAGACAAAATAGACTAACTCTTCAACCTCCATCAAAAGATAAGCTAAAGAGGAAGCAATCAAAGTACCGATACTGATTTTTAAGACATTACCGGCACCACGCTCTTCCCACGTAATCGAAAGGCGTTCAATTGTCATCGTTAGGATCACCATCGGGAAGAGGCCAATAGCCAAGCCTTTAGCAAAGCCCATCTTATAACTGAAGATACTTAAAACAGCGATCATAATGATCACAAAGGTTAAAACAACAGAGAGTCGCGATAACATCTGTAATTTTAGATGCTCAAGGTAGGAGCGAACCAGTAGCCCCATCGCAATAATAATGGAGAAGAATATCGCCCCAAACGCTAATCCCGTCTCTCTAAATGCGAGCGCTATCAATACTGGGGTAAATGTTCCTAATGTCTGAATCCCGACAACGTTACGCACTAAAAGAATGACCAAAACGCCAAAAGGAATCATCAGCATCAATTCATAACCATATTGAATGGAGATGGGCAAACTATAGAGCGAGTAAGCTAAAAATTCAGAACTAGCGGTATTTGTCGATTGAGCGAGGCTAATTGCCGTTAACTGTTTGTCCGTCACACTAAAGGAGACTTTTGCTCGAACACCATTATCAACAGAGAGGATAGGATTATCACCAATTGACCAGATAATCGCATTCTTCGGTAATCCTACCATTCCGGTGGTAAGGTTGAAGTAGTACCATTTTCCAACTGTTGTATTCTTCGATCCCTCTTTTTTGGTTGTCTCAATATAACTTCTTAACCAGATCTCTGGCGATTGATCAACACTCGGTTTTAGCTCCAAAGTATTGACTCGCTGAACAGGAATATGGGCTTGAGAGAGAAGCAGCTCCGCTACGGCATAACGATTCTTAACAGAGTTATCCCCCTTAAGAAGGGTCTTCACATTGATATTATCAGGATCATTTACTCGGCGAATAGTTTCACTAATAAAGCTCATTGTATTAGAGGAAGTTGCACGAATATCGGTCACTAATGCATCTGCCGCTAGTTTATCAGCCCCCTCTAGCGGAATTGGCTCTCGATAGATAGGTCCCTTCTCTTCGACCTTTTCACTCATACCAAAATTAGGAGATAAGGCTAGACGATAATAGAGCGTCTCCGGCCCCTTCGTTCTTCGTATCGAATAGTGACCTATCTTATTACCATATTCATCCTGCTCTAATACCTGACCATACTGCTTATCAGCAATTAGAGATTCGCTATAGAGCGAGTATTGATTATAGATTGTCGGTAGATAGAACTTCACACTGACGCCCGAATTAGCGGGGACGTCATAGGTGATCTTGGCATCGATCGTCCAGAGATCCTCAACGGCTCGATCGGTAAAAGGGATCTGTAACACATAGCGCTCATAAGCGATAGAGCCTAAGCCGAATGCTACAAGAAGAAATACTAAAACTCTTAAATGAAGATTGACGGAACGCATTGGAGACTTTCCTTATTTGGCGAATCGGTAACGACTAAATCAGTAACAACTCAATCAGTAATAATTAAATCGATCACTATTAAGTGCTATTAAATACTATTAAGTAAATTACTTTTTAAATTACTTTTTAAATAGCTAGTTTAAATAGATGGCTTAAATAGATAAAGTTGATCAATTGACAATAGGTCAATTAATCACAATCTGCCGGCGCAATATAGCGTTTTCCAGCATCAACTAGAGCATTGAGCTCTCTTAAAGCTTTTGCACCAATCAAAAGAGGGTAATTGAAATGACCGCGATTAGTTAAATTGACATCAATCACTGCCTTTTGATCACCAATACAGATTGTCATTGCCACAACAGGACGCTTCGCAGATGCAATATCATCGCTATCATCCCCCTCCTCTGCTCGCTGTTTAATTCGAGAAATTTTAACTAAGGGAAGTGTTTGTGTCTGTAGAGGCTTATCATCAACAACAGGCGTAAAGCGAACCCAATCTTCCCCATCTTTCTGATAATACTCAATATCAATTGCATTCAAAGAGGCGGTATAAGCACCGGTATCAATTTTTGCTTTAATAGTTTTGCCACCTAACTCATCAATTTTGACACGTTCATAACGTCCTAAAATTGGCTGAGATACTCGCTGAACACTATGATCCTTCTCCATTGCCCCTTTTTTTGCCTTTTCCGCTGCGAATGTCACACCGAAGAGAAAGCTCCCCATAAGGCATAGGAGAATGGTGATCATCTCTATCTTTTTTCTACTCATTATTTCTTCCTATTCTTCGCATATCGATCCTGATGCTTTCGCTATTGAAAGATCGATTTTACGTTTTTTAATTTTTGTCAGTTTAGCATAGATCTTTTCATGGAGAAAAATTCTCACCCCTAAGAAGCGGCATCGATTGATCCATACATTGAGTAATATCAGAAGTAATGTCAGAGTCTCTCCTTATTACATCTACAATCCTATTAGAGCGCATAATAAGTGCAACAATCTATCCAATCTTAATCCACTATTGATCCCATCTTGATCCTAGATTGTTCCAACATTGATATAAGATAATGATGTCTAACAATTACTCGAATCTTTACTTTAAACGTAAAGCGATACGCTCCTAGTGGTAAATCACGATATAATAGAGCTCTTTTTCATTACTTTTGAGCAGAAGGAGTTCTTGTTAATGACGATTCAGGCAGATATGCAAGCCCATTTCGCAGCACTACCCACTATTATCGCCGCCGATATCAATGCTAAAGAGACACAGGTATCAGCCGCGATTAAGCTACTTGATGAGGGTGCAACGGTTCCCTTTATTGCCCGTTATCGTAAAGAGGTTACAGGAGGCTTAGATGATACACAGCTTCGTAATCTTGAAGAGCGTTTAATCTACCTTCGCGAGCTCAATGCGAGAAGAGAGACCATCCTCAACTCCATTTTAGAGCAGGATAAATTGAGTGATGATCTTCGCAAAAAGATCAACAATGCCGAGACTAAAATGGCACTCGAAGATCTCTATCTTCCCTATCGCCCTAAGCGAAGAACCCGCGCACAGATTGCCATTGAAGCCGGCATTGAGCCCTTAGCAGATCAACTTCTCACATTAAATAATGATTCCGATCTCGATATTGAAGCGCTCGCTGCGCCCTATCTCAATCCTGATCATGGTTTTGCCGATCATAAAGCGGTCCTCGATGGCGCTCGTTTTATTCTCATTGAAAGAATCTCTGAAAATGCTGAACTTCTAGGAGAACTTCGTCACTATCTCTGGAAAGAGGGAGAGCTTCATGCGCAAGTTCAAGCTGGAAAAGAGGAGCTTGGGAACAATTATAAAGATTACTTTCAGTTTCAAGAACCGATTCACAAAATTCCCTCTCATCGGGCTTTAGCACTTCTTCGAGGAAGAAATGAAGATATTTTACAGCTCAACCTTAAACTGCCAGAATTACTAGAAGAGGTGCCACTTCAAATAATCACCGATCAATTAGCGCTCACTGCGCCACATCCTTGGCTGAAAGAGACAATCCGTCTTAGCTGGAGAGCCAAATTACATCTCTCCCTCTCTTTAGAGTTGATCAATCAGATGCGTGAAGCGGCAGAGACAGAAGCGATTGCCGTTTTTGCGCGTAACTTAAAAGATCTTCTCCTCGCCTCACCGGCTGGAGAGAAAGCGATTTTAGGAATCGATCCCGGCCTTCGGACAGGATGTAAAGTCGCTGTTGTTGATCGCACTGGGAAATTATTAGAGACTGCGACGATCTATCCTCATGCACCCCACAATCGCTGGACTCAATCCTTAGAGATACTCGCACAGCTTGTCACAAAATATAATCCTCAACTGATCTCTATCGGCAACGGTACGGCATCCCGTGAAACAGATAAATTAGCAGCTGAGCTCTGCAAGCAATTTCCTAAGCTCAATAAAGTGGTCACAAGTGAAGCGGGAGCATCGGTCTACTCAGCATCTGAAACAGCAGCAAAAGAGTTCCCCGATCTTGATGTCTCTCTACGTGGAGCAGTTTCGATCGCTAGACGTCTCCAAGATCCCCTTGCCGAATTAGTTAAGATCGAACCCAAAGCGATCGGTGTTGGGCAATATCAGCATGATGTTAATCAAGTACAACTCAATCGCATGCTCGAAAGTGTTGTGGAAGATTGTGTTAACGCCGTCGGTGTTGATGCGAATACGGCATCCACAGAGCTTCTTGCAAAAGTATCCGGTCTCAATAGCACCACTGCGTACAATATTGTCGCTTATCGTGATGAGAATGGCCCTTTCAAAAATCGTGCTCAACTCAAAAAAGTTCCCCGCTTAGGTCCCAAAACATTTGAGCTTGCCGCCGGATTTCTACGGATTAGAGGAGATCATCCCCTCGATATCTCCGCAGTTCACCCTGAAGCTTATCCTGTCGTAGAGAGAATTCTCCAAAAAAGTGGTAAAAAATTGGAAGAGATTATTGGTAATAGTACTTTTCTTAAGGGGCTTAATCCTCAAGATTATGTCTGTGAAAAATTTGGTCTTCCCACAGTTGAGGATATCTTAGCAGAGCTTGAAAAGCCGGGACGCGATCCTCGCCCTGAATTTATTACCGCGCAATTTAGAGAAGATGTCTCTGAACTGAAAGATCTCAAGCCAGGAATGAAATTGGAAGGCGTTGTGACTAACGTCGCAAACTTTGGGGCTTTTGTTGATATTGGAGTCCACCAAGATGGATTGGTTCATATCAGTGCTTTAGCAGATCGTTTTGTTAAAGATCCCCATGAAGTCGTCAAAGTGGGGGATGTTGTTGAGGTAAAAGTATTAGAAGTTGATATTCCAAGAAAACGAATTGGGCTCTCGATGCGAATGAATGATCCACTTCCACAAGGGGAGAATCACACCTCCGATACCGATACCCACCGAACAAGTAACTCACGAGAAAATAGCGCAAGAAATCACCAAGGAGGCAAAAATCGCAACAGAGATCGTGATTCACAAAATAGAGGCGGATCAATCAGCAATAACCCTTTTGCCGATGCTTTAAAATCTCTGAAAAAACGTTAATCAATGACTGTTAATCAACGGCTGTTAATTAACAGTTGATAACAAAAGATATATTAAAAGCATCGAGTAATGGATATATCTATAAAGAGATCACTCAAGAGAGAAGATCACCTTATTGAGGTGATCTTTTTTCTTAGTGCTCCTCTTTCTTAATAGTGAGTATTCCGCTGATCGCAATAAACGATGACTCAATTCATTTTCATACCCGGCAGATATCTCCTATTCCACAAATCTATCATTCAGTTCTGCTATAATCTGCTCTTAGCTCCAATCTCCTTTAAGGCTTATGATGTTTCATAGATTAAAAATTTTATTACGTAGATCCATAGTGGGATTGACTCTTCTAATAGCAGCATGTACTCCCTCCCACTCTCCTGAAGAGAGTATTCAACTCTTCTATGAATCCCTCAACCAGCAGAACTATCCCGAGCTTCTCTCCCTTTTCAATCTCGAAGAGAAACTAAAAGATCCTGAAGCAGAGGCAGAAGCGTATGAGATTCTAACAATTATTTTCACCGATCTTGCACTCAATATTCAAGAAAAGGGGGGAATTAATAAAATTGAGTATCATACCATCGAATATAACAGTGAAAAGGATCGGGCTATTGTTCGCTATACCCTCTATTACAATGATGGCGATTACCAATTCGATACACTTGTACTCACAAAAGATCATACGGGATTTTGGCAATTAACAATTGGATAAGTGATCACCATTTAGTTCACTCCTTAGCTCACTACGTAGTAAAGCGCACAAATGAAAAAGGTCATAACATTTAACGTTATGACCTTTTTAATGATAACTTCTATAATAAGGAGGTTCAGCAAGAATCTTAATAAGAGATAGA of the Ignatzschineria indica genome contains:
- a CDS encoding UUP1 family membrane protein, giving the protein MRSVNLHLRVLVFLLVAFGLGSIAYERYVLQIPFTDRAVEDLWTIDAKITYDVPANSGVSVKFYLPTIYNQYSLYSESLIADKQYGQVLEQDEYGNKIGHYSIRRTKGPETLYYRLALSPNFGMSEKVEEKGPIYREPIPLEGADKLAADALVTDIRATSSNTMSFISETIRRVNDPDNINVKTLLKGDNSVKNRYAVAELLLSQAHIPVQRVNTLELKPSVDQSPEIWLRSYIETTKKEGSKNTTVGKWYYFNLTTGMVGLPKNAIIWSIGDNPILSVDNGVRAKVSFSVTDKQLTAISLAQSTNTASSEFLAYSLYSLPISIQYGYELMLMIPFGVLVILLVRNVVGIQTLGTFTPVLIALAFRETGLAFGAIFFSIIIAMGLLVRSYLEHLKLQMLSRLSVVLTFVIIMIAVLSIFSYKMGFAKGLAIGLFPMVILTMTIERLSITWEERGAGNVLKISIGTLIASSLAYLLMEVEELVYFVFTFPGILLVLAGFMLMMGRYRGYRLTELKRFKAMLKEDK
- a CDS encoding methylated-DNA--[protein]-cysteine S-methyltransferase — its product is MAQSHEARYFYYHRFPTGEIGFLWQKEGLLALDISQLKMPVNQTSLLSLQGMPHGDGGFQWGNQDIDRDLNHRLATIWERDAKEIIDLSDLSDFSSHSNYSKHFKFTQSASSDSSERLIYKAISELSAYFSGTLQQFTIPLLLKGTPFQQKVWQTLITIPYGKVASYREVAEMINRPGATRAVGSANGKNPLPIIIPCHRVIASDGSLGGYSGGLMTKIALLEQEGFTITAEKKRLRVVPRESVLFQE
- a CDS encoding YeiH family protein; amino-acid sequence: MKYPSFIPKPSEIPAIIPGLLLAIGTAAVAAILALWIPAIGPSPIAIFLGIILGNLFFKQNIFQKGTRFAEGRLLEYAIVLLGFSVTFSTLGELGFAGTLFITLQIIGTLLLAIGIGQLLHFTQNYYLLMAAGNGVCGSSAIAATAPVIGAKEEERGLIITIVNLMGTVMMFLLPLIALTLYDHALLQGAFIGGILQSVGQVIASASMLGDEVMRDATIFKIMRIASLIFIVLLFHQIAARNSRAAIKNSKKVTISMSEEEELNASKRHSSVNDKAPSSASSFLQSIIKIVPWYLFGFMIACTLNSIEIIHQDLTKGFLTLSGLFEVTALAAIGLRLNFSLLKQQGGKLALYALILGTGQILLALLLIAFFLQ
- a CDS encoding alpha-L-glutamate ligase-like protein; the encoded protein is MLTWIKRWRALRKRGVMGINERNGDFVLKYNNRRFYPYVDDKILTKERAIAAGINVPEMYGVIETESDIKRLKKIIGDKREFVIKPAQGAGGDGIIVIADKFDEYRYKTVSGRLITLDEIEYQISSTLTGLYSLGGARDRALIEYKVTSDPIFSSISYEGVPDIRIIVLMGYPIMAMLRLPTRQSGGKANLHQGAIGVGVDLKSGTTLKGTWLNEIIHRHPDTNNEVSSVTLPNWEGFLELATSCYELSQLGYIGVDMVLDETKGPLVLEINARPGLNIQIANNAGLSARARKVEEHLAMLKKEGLPAESIAERMAFSQQYFGADMVESLEK
- a CDS encoding DUF4878 domain-containing protein — translated: MTLLIAACTPSHSPEESIQLFYESLNQQNYPELLSLFNLEEKLKDPEAEAEAYEILTIIFTDLALNIQEKGGINKIEYHTIEYNSEKDRAIVRYTLYYNDGDYQFDTLVLTKDHTGFWQLTIG
- a CDS encoding NAD(P)H-quinone oxidoreductase, producing the protein MKAVILTEFGAPSVLQLGEKERPTVGENDILIKVKAAGVNRPDVIQRKGYYPAPEGEPQDILGLEVAGIVEAVGSKVTRWKVGDEVFSLIGGGGYAEYVRVDQDLALPKPKELSFVEAASLPETLYTVWSNVFQRGALKKGENFLVHGGSSGIGITAIQLAKIIGANVYTTVGNSEKQEAVKALGAEIAVNYKEEDFAEVLKEIGIDVILDMIGGDYYEKNIDLLNPDGRLVYINSMGGAKVTANLMKIMQKRLTVTGSTLRSREYAFKRQLTEDIRRDVLPLLVEGHFKPVICATFPLAEADKAHELMESSAHIGKIVLEVN
- a CDS encoding ATP-dependent zinc protease, encoding MSRKKIEMITILLCLMGSFLFGVTFAAEKAKKGAMEKDHSVQRVSQPILGRYERVKIDELGGKTIKAKIDTGAYTASLNAIDIEYYQKDGEDWVRFTPVVDDKPLQTQTLPLVKISRIKQRAEEGDDSDDIASAKRPVVAMTICIGDQKAVIDVNLTNRGHFNYPLLIGAKALRELNALVDAGKRYIAPADCD
- a CDS encoding Tex family protein; translation: MTIQADMQAHFAALPTIIAADINAKETQVSAAIKLLDEGATVPFIARYRKEVTGGLDDTQLRNLEERLIYLRELNARRETILNSILEQDKLSDDLRKKINNAETKMALEDLYLPYRPKRRTRAQIAIEAGIEPLADQLLTLNNDSDLDIEALAAPYLNPDHGFADHKAVLDGARFILIERISENAELLGELRHYLWKEGELHAQVQAGKEELGNNYKDYFQFQEPIHKIPSHRALALLRGRNEDILQLNLKLPELLEEVPLQIITDQLALTAPHPWLKETIRLSWRAKLHLSLSLELINQMREAAETEAIAVFARNLKDLLLASPAGEKAILGIDPGLRTGCKVAVVDRTGKLLETATIYPHAPHNRWTQSLEILAQLVTKYNPQLISIGNGTASRETDKLAAELCKQFPKLNKVVTSEAGASVYSASETAAKEFPDLDVSLRGAVSIARRLQDPLAELVKIEPKAIGVGQYQHDVNQVQLNRMLESVVEDCVNAVGVDANTASTELLAKVSGLNSTTAYNIVAYRDENGPFKNRAQLKKVPRLGPKTFELAAGFLRIRGDHPLDISAVHPEAYPVVERILQKSGKKLEEIIGNSTFLKGLNPQDYVCEKFGLPTVEDILAELEKPGRDPRPEFITAQFREDVSELKDLKPGMKLEGVVTNVANFGAFVDIGVHQDGLVHISALADRFVKDPHEVVKVGDVVEVKVLEVDIPRKRIGLSMRMNDPLPQGENHTSDTDTHRTSNSRENSARNHQGGKNRNRDRDSQNRGGSISNNPFADALKSLKKR